A part of Saimiri boliviensis isolate mSaiBol1 chromosome 11, mSaiBol1.pri, whole genome shotgun sequence genomic DNA contains:
- the FAM110D gene encoding protein FAM110D, translating to MLLAPPSTPSRGRTPSAVERLEADKAKYVKTYQVIARRQEPALRGSPGPLTPHPCNELGPPASPRTPRPARRGSSRRLPRPDSLIFYRQKRDCKASVNKENAKGQGLVRRLFLGAPRDAVPSSPASAERPATSGGWAAPQDAPEATGKRELCPTCSLPLSEKERFFNYCGLERALVEVLGAERFSPQSWGAEASPQAGTSPPPGSGDASDWTSSDRGVDSPDGAGGGGGGGGSEAAGSARDGRPPVSVVERNARVIQWLYGCQRARGPPRESEV from the coding sequence ATGCTCCTGGCCCCTCCCTCCACTCCGTCCAGAGGAAGGACCCCCAGCGCTGTGGAGAGGCTGGAAGCCGACAAAGCCAAGTATGTCAAGACGTACCAGGTGATAGCTAGGCGACAGGAGCCAGCCCTGCGTGGGAGTCCCGGGCCGCTGACGCCGCACCCCTGCAACGAGCTGGGGCCCCCTGCATCGCCCAGGACGCCCAGGCCGGCCCGCCGCGGAAGCAGCAGGCGGCTGCCAAGGCCTGACTCCCTCATCTTTTACCGCCAGAAGCGGGACTGCAAAGCTTCGGTGAACAAAGAGAACGCCAAGGGCCAAGGGTTGGTGCGGCGTCTCTTTCTGGGCGCCCCGCGGGACGCTGTCCCGAGCAGCCCGGCCTCCGCAGAGCGACCTGCGACTTCAGGGGGTTGGGCCGCGCCCCAGGATGCCCCGGAAGCGACGGGAAAGCGCGAGCTGTGCCCCACGTGCTCACTGCCCCTGTCGGAGAAGGAGCGCTTCTTCAACTACTGCGGCCTGGAGCGCGCGCTGGTGGAGGTTCTGGGCGCAGAGCGCTTCTCCCCGCAGAGCTGGGGCGCCGAGGCCAGCCCGCAGGCCGGAACTTCGCCGCCGCCCGGCTCCGGGGACGCCAGCGACTGGACGTCCAGCGACAGGGGCGTGGACAGCCCGGacggcgcgggcggcggcggcggcggcggcggctcggaGGCAGCGGGCTCGGCGCGGGACGGGCGCCCCCCGGTGTCGGTGGTGGAACGCAACGCGCGCGTCATCCAGTGGCTGTACGGCTGCCAGCGCGCCCGCGGACCACCGCGCGAGTCCGAGGTGTGA